The Cyclopterus lumpus isolate fCycLum1 chromosome 3, fCycLum1.pri, whole genome shotgun sequence genome includes the window TAGTTGAGCCTAATGTCCACAGACAATATGTggattttacatttcacattacATACCatactttgtgtgtgcattgaaaaatatttttcaggAGAGAGTCATTTAATGTATAAATTACCGAATACATTTGTGAATCTTCATTAATACTGAGACTGATCTGAGTCCATACTTTTGATATGTTTACATGTTGGAGCAGGAAAGTCAACAATGCTGCTCATCCTATACGTGTCCTCTTTTATCTGTGGTGGTTTCTCTCTATGGCTCTAAACTGATTGTCTGACGTCCAGTCAATTCTCAGATGCATGTTGGCCTCAGAGTTCTGCTTCCCAGTTGTGGGGTCTTGGGTATGGGCCAGGTTTGTTTCAACACGCGTTAGAGCTCAGAGGcaggacagaaaaacacaacaataacaaagaaaagTACACAGTAAACAGCCCCAGGCTAATACAGGAACACGCGCGGTTAAAACAActattgcattgtgtttttctcttttaggTTGTGCATTTGTGACATTCACAGCTCGACAAATGGCCCAGTCAGCCATCAAATCCATGCACCAGTCCCAAACCATGGAGGTGAACTTCTCATTTACACTTAAAACAATATGTGATGTTGTCAAATAGTGACCCTGATTTAAAGATTGGTGTGTTCTAGTGTCTGCTGTTACACAGACAACTAGTTTAAAGCAGCAgagctttttattatttaatttgctcCTCAGTTTAAAGTGAAtgacatgtttattattatttctatcaGTACACCGAGCTGTCGCTGTAATAAACGTTTACTGTCCGTGTTCAGGGCTGTTCCTCGCCGATTGTGGTGAAGTTTGCAGACACTCAGAAGGACAAGGAGCAGAAGCGTATGGcccaacagctgcagcagcagatgcagcAGCTCAGTGCTGCTTCCATGTGGGGGAATCTCACTGGGCTGAACAGCCTGGGGCCGCAGTATCTAGCAGTGAGTGTCTGAAGGGCCTGCGTGTGTTCTGCAACATGACATGCCTGCTACTCTGTCACTTCCACtttagcatgctgtgtctcacATCTCCTGGCTTTAGCTCTACTTACAGTTGCTGCAGCAGTCGGCCTCAACAGGGAATGCACTGAGCAACCTGCACCCTGTTTCAGGtacgcacaggcacacacacactcacacatacacacattttaacagGCATTACACCATGACATATCATGCAGTCATTTATGTTTAAGATTTGAATTTGTGTATCTGTATTGTTGGCTGAAAAATAATCAAACCTATAGCTTTTAAGTTTGTAAAAGGTTCATGTCATCCCTCTGGATGTCCAGCCTTAAATCTGTACTGCCAGCCGACTTCAGGGGAGAACAcatgtacctttttttattatacaataGTGGTCAGAGGACGAGGTGGGTGTAGTCTTGACCTTAACCGTGTGTATGTCTGTCAGGTCTTAATGCCATGCAGAACCTGGCTGCTTTAGCAGCGGCAGCAACTGCCACACAGGCCACGCCCACAGGCTCCAGCGCCATGACAACATCTAGTAGCCCACTCAGTGCACTAACAAGCTCaggtaaaagaaaatacaactaCAGTACTGTTTCATAGCCAAGCTACATGCAGGAGGGCTTAGTGGTATGGTGACATCCTTGTGAGTCAGTCTCTCATGGTTAAACACtgttatatataactatataatgtacattttgatataaccatatattaactatataatatataaacaaactatTGAAAAGGCTGCCAGGTATCGGAAACCATTTCTTATCAAACATTCATTCTTCAAAGTTGTCCTATTCCTATTTGAAGACTTCTTTGTCTTGTGCTTTTGGTCCAGTTGAgtatttcacaacattaaccctAAATGTTCCCCGAGCAGGCTCCTCCCCCAACTCCAGCAGCAACTCCTCAGTGAACCCCATGGCTTCTTTGGGGGCCCTGCAGTCTCTGGCTGCGAGTGCTGGAGCTGGCCTCAACATGGGCTCCCTGGCAGGTACTAACCTTCAGCCGGAACTCTACATCTCCACTGATTAGATTACTGTTAGGCAGTACATTTGGTGTATGTCTTTGTCGTAAAGATGTTCAAAGCAGACAAGGTTGTCTTTGAAATCTAATGTAGTGTGTTGATGTTAGCTGCCTGTAACTGCCATTGGGCAATACCAACCAACCACACCGAGCCATACGGCGTTCAACATCAGTGTGAGTGATACGATCTTACCGTTCCACTCATGTAACTGATGCAGGCATGGCAGCACTGAATGGCAGCCTTGGCTCCGGAGGCCTGTCCAATGGATCAGGAAACACCATGGAGGCACTGAGCCAGGCCTACTCGGGCATCCAGCAgtatgctgctgctgccctccCCAGCCTGTACAACCAGAGCCTGCTGTCTCAGCAGAGCGTCTCAGCCGCAGGCAGCCAAAAGGAAGGTGGGTTCTGTGGGCTGAGATCAGAACAAAGGAGATGACATGGGAACGGTTCAGATGAAATGGTGTTAAAGGGCTGAAaggagagcagcaggaggagctgggggTATTTACTATATAGAGCAAGTGTTCCTTTCTTCAGTCACATTTTAGAATCAAATTGACCAAACACTACATCCCAAGTTTCCCTCACTTGTGTCCTTTGTTTGTGCCTTTTTATATAAGGAACtatgcgaggagagaggaaacaaggaaatgtGTTATTAGAGAAGTAAGACGTCCTTTCCTCTGAAGCGTCACCTTTAACAATAATGATGGTCACAGCTGGATAATTACGTCATAATTTAACTGTAGCCCTGCACATGAAAAACAACCTGATTTCTGTCCTGCTTCAAGGCACAGGAATCATTTCTGCTGCAAGAAtgcatttatgttatttatgcATTATTTGCGTTTGTATTTATGAATATTCTGATTTTAAGTCATTATTTAATAACCCAGAATATGGTGATGATGTATTTCAAACGCTTGAAATTATTTATTAGGCTGTATGTTAAGGgcaacatttaaatgatgtaaTTCATATTAAATGCTCAGGAATTATCAGCCTCACACGACTGAATAGAAATCAAGGTAATTGATATAAAAAGGAATCGTggctgacagacaggcagtctctcctgctctcctttGAGCCATAATAAAGTGAATGGGAGAAGAAAGGGGATGAGCTGGGTGgagagtttgtgtgtcttgACCTTCTGCTAAGAATTGTGTCTTGTTTTAAATCTGCTGCGTCAGCGAGCAACAGTCGCAGCACCGGTAAGACGTTAGCACCTTCTCTTTGACACGAGGTCTGATGCACAGTTTACACTTCAAAACAAACTCCAGTCCATAACTGAAGGCTTGTATTAGCCCttctatatactatactatgtATATGTCTTATGAGACACTACAGCGCCCCACAGGGGTCATTTGGTGGGAACAATCTGAATGTTGAGATTCACATATGCAGACCGCGCAGGCTTTGactgtaaatacatatatgatCTGTATTGGGAAATTCTATTGGCTGCCAATCACTCCAGATTATTATGCCTCCAGATTATTGTTTGGCCGGGGCCTGAGGTCTGTCTGTCCGGTTTTGTGAACGCTATGTTTCAGGAACATCTCGAGGGAATTGCTTCAACTTTGGCGCAGACGTCCACTTGTACTCAAGGTCGATCTGATTAGAGGGTTAACTGATGCTCGCTGGAGGTAATGAATACAATGCAGAGGAGGAACATTAAACTGAGAGCCTCCTTCTCTGCTGTCAATCATCTGATTGATGGTTATTTGAATATTTGGAATTATTAGAATGTAACAACATTCAAAACTCTTCTACCACCCAGCTCGCTtgctctctgtctttttcttttttttaattagtcgGGAAGCCAACAGCAAAGCCTAATTTTACTtatcaaacattaaaaaaaaattgacagACACTTGCAAACCTGGTGAAAAATGAATATACATaaattggttaaaaaaaacagaagatcaCATTTGTTGTGAAGAGATACAGAGGTGTCAGCACGTTTGTAATGTAAACAGTTACAGTAGTCAGGATGGGGTAGGTGAGAAGTATGATTTGAAACCATAAAAGGTGAGACGgtcattatttattatacaaAGACACCTGGTAAAGTAATCAAAGTATTAGTAAAGTGATTATTGTAGTTCATGTGTTATCCATTGGTTACATCAGACGACTGACACTTAAATATTGACACTATCCTGTAACACGTCAACATAACTGAAGGTAgaatttatacatttattacacTTATGTAGACAATCTGCTCGGTAACTAAAATATTAGCAGCCACTATTAGGACTGTCCATGTTTTACAGAGTAAAACAGATATTTATTCCCCTTTAATCTTCAGTCCATGATTGACATatttattcagtaaaatatttGTCAGATTACAGATGTTTGATACCCTTTCAAATACGGTAGAGAATATTGTATAATTCATATTGTCTATAAAGTTTGActgaattattacattatatcacGTTATCATAGTTAGGCAGTTATTTCTTTTTGCCCTTCTACatacaatatttgtatataactttgtttatttagctttttgtctctttttggcAAAGAATTCCACTCAAAATATGAGTGTAGGGAGGTGGAGAAAGAATGATAGATTAATACTAGATTATTCACGCAATATTATAATAAGTGTATGATTGGTGGCGGGGCCTCTGCAGATACAGACAACACACTCTCCTCGTGGACCATGAGTGTTGATTTAGGGGGTCTATATGTGGTTTTACAGGAAATTCCTGCATATTATACCTTTTTAATATCGCGGTTATCGTCAAAAGAGGTTAATTGTGACGGACCCGGATGGTTTATCAATCTGCATGCATGGATCAAACACAGACTTCCACATCACTTTTTAACTTCTTAGAAATACATGAATTTATTCAAATGTGACTGTTTaatctttgttgtttgattgattGGTAAAACAGATGAATTGATTGGCAGGTCCAGAAGGTGCCAACCTGTTCATTTACCACCTGCCCCAGGAGTTTGGAGACCAGGACCTGCTCCAAATGTTTATGCCCTTTGGGAATGTCATCTCTGCTAAAGTCTTCattgacaaacagacaaaccTCAGCAAGTGTTTTGGTGAGTTCAAGCGAGCCGTTTTATgatcaattaaaaatgttaaattgttAGTGGCCAACAATATCACAGCTAACAACTAGACAAagtgctttctttttgtttcccctGACAATGGTCCCGGGTTGAGACCGGACTGAAAAGGCTgtactttgtattttattacTCTTCATTTCAGTAACGCGTACTGTATTAGGATCATCTAAAGCTAGGATACATTGTTACAACAAGGTATGTGGATCGTGTCAGAGCACACATGACCTCTCTCTGACCCATAGTATATTCAAAGACATGACTCACTCCACATTAAACTGCTCAGGGCTACACAACATCACCTCCTTCACAGAAACAATGAGGGCAAAACCACATCAGTCATTTTTTTAACCACATATTATCCGGTCTAACTCAgctataaacacacaaacacagaatccATCAGCGCGTCCTTCCCTAACGAGCCTGTTTGTAGCCGTGACCAACAACCTTATCTTCACTTTTAGCAGTGTTGGACGAGCTACTCGGAACATGTAGTGAGCTAAGTTACCGGTTACTATTCATTAAATAAAGCTGTACTTAGGGCATAAAAACAGTTGTTGGGCCTGGCCAGGGTTCCTGATGGCGGCCCATCTATGGAATTATAGGGGGAAGCACTGGACTTAAAACATCTTTGCAATTCAACAACTTGCTCAGTAGTTGTTGGGAGGACTGCAGAGCATCTGACCTCTTAATGTGGAGATGCGTTTTAAGTTGTCTTCTGTTGCATTTCTCCCCCAGGCTTTGTGAGCTATGACAACCCCGTGTCATCACAGGCAGCCATCCAGTCAATGAATGGGTTCCAAATCGGTATGAAGAGGCTGAAGGTGCAGCTGAAGCGCTCAAAGAATGACAGCAAGCCTTACTGAAGGTGCTGAGGCAGACTTGGTTAGGCAGGGTGGTGTTATGGTAAGTTGAGTATGAATAACCCAGACCGGTCCACTCAGAAACCTATCTATGCATTACAGGGTGATGTCTGCTGTGCCTCTTCTGGTCATTACACCGTTTCCAGGCAACAATTCACATGAAGCTACGTGCAAGAGTGTTCAGGCTGGACTGGGTTCTTCCCGTGTTATGTTGTGGTTCATGcactttgttttccttttgaaacGATGAGAGAAACAggtgtattttcattttaagttGAAATGTTATCAGTTTGCTGTGTACTGTGTGCTGTGTACATAATACACAAATGAGTTGATTGTTAGTAGATGTTGCACATTTACAGTCAGGTCAGATAGGTGCCAAATCGAtctgtttctacttcctgttcccctcccccccttccaccCAGACGCAGCATAGCGCTCCTGAAATAAGGCAGCAGATAGAGCCACGTTTGGTTAGTAAACCGGAATTATGAACAGGTTTTCTTTTATGTTATCACAAAGTCGGTGGGTTTCCCTTACATTTGTAGTCAATACTTGTATTATCCTTTGAAACCGGTATTGTATGTGATATGTACAGAAATGAGTTGTCGGGTTCAAAGTACGGCACAGAAGTTTCCATCATTCATGAGGAGGAGCcccacttcaacacacacatgccatcCATacgtgtgtgtacactgtgtgtgttgtgcaggCAGAGTCTAGATCAGTGGTGACGTGAGATTAAACATCTGCTTCCTGTTCTGTGGGATTTCCACTAAACTGTTAACTATTCTCTTCTGAGCACCGGGGTCTGACAGGTCATATTCATGCACGCTTATGGAAAATGGGTTTGCATATAGCTGAAGGTGCTTGACACTACATGCTAACATTCACTTATTGAAAGACATTAATTCACTGTGGCAGAGGGCGCCAAACAAGGTGCCGAGCTGCGCATGAGGATCTACTCCAAATGATAATTCCCATGTGGCCTCTGGTGGATGGCGccacatgtgcatgtgtgttgtatTCAGACATGGATATCATACCTTTGTCAAGTAGTCGGCTCATTGCATTTGATCAGTTTTTCTTTATCGCGGTAAAACTGATGCCGTTGAAATTGCATGTAAATATAGACTTTTCTCGAGGACggaacacaacatgttttagtGGCGCTCCTCCTGTGCTGTTGCACTCTGAGtgacaggtcagaggtcgggtCATCCCCATCCCTCAGTTACTGTCCTACTAGCTAGCAGCTAGCTGATTTAAAGGGGGCTACACCACTGTGTCTCTCACTGAATCTCTTCTGTGATTGGATCATTCATATAAATGTCAAATTGCTCAAGGCAACCTGTTAGTTGCTAAGACTGGCaagacatgttttgtttttgttttaagtaGGAACTGAGACAGTTgttgatatatatttaaactattatgccttttctatttttatataGGTTTTATACTTCCCCTGTGTGTTGGGGAACTATTTATTGCCTTAATTATTTATCTGAATTGAAATGATTTTGAAAGACAAATGTAAAGTCCAACAATTCCATTTGatctcctggtgtgtgtgtgtgtgtgtgtgtgtgtgtgtgtgttttgtttagtttcctTTGTGTGACGTGTACTTTGTGTCATTGTGGCATGGACTGTGTGTGTAGGATCCATCAGTGCTGCTACAGACTTCATAGAACCCCCTCTCTGTCATACATGCCTTCatccaaataaaacattaattttccAAAAACAGAAAGCATAATTTATTGTAAAAGTGATTAGCTAGTATCTAACCGTACTATAACTAGTTTTGAAAGTCATGTTTTGTGTACTTTGTCCCATTTACTCACTATTATGTCAGCACTGCAACTTGTTtggtatattgtatatactatatatagtatacCAAAGCATGAATATGTATCAGGGACTTTGTAGTCACAGCTGATCCAGATGTTGTCAtttaagtctctctctctctctctctcgtttcaAAGTGACCTCCAGTCTGTATTACAGTCGCTCTCCATATTTGATTGACAGTGTATAGGTGTCATGCTGGCCTGTAGCAGCTGCTCCAGACCTGCATGTTGTCACTGGTTCTGTGCACTCTTTTTATTTCAGCTGTCCTGTGTTGTGATCATTCTTGGTTTCTTTTCCTATCTGTGTTCCTTTGTGGTTTAACCTCAGTTTGTCTCcctgttgtttgtcttttcgTTTGTTCTAGATCTCTTCCTGTTTGCCCTAGCATGTTGATGTGGCATCACAGTTCATCGTCCAGTCCTTGTCTTCTGCGCTTCTCTGATGCTCCCAATTTCACCATTGACTTTGCATTAGTTACCAGGAggttttgtttagttgtttcCCATAATTCCTCTGTGCTTGCAGCAGGGGCACTAGAGAGACTGCCCTTGGACATGTTTGAATGTTACATTCAAATTATTacaagagaagagagaacctATTTTTTTCTAGAACTTGCGtttttatcttgtgtgtgtgtgtgtgtgtgtgtatcatccGTAGCCTGTTGACCACTacaagctgctgctgtgctCTTTGTTTTTACATAACTGCACTGAGATTCTTGGCAAAATggcattttatttgtgttaagttaaatgatgaataaattGGTGCCACATTTTTTTGCACAATCAGTATTTGATTGGACTTGCTTTACTGGTCTGACTGGTTGTAGGAGCACAGGTTGGTTGGTGTGGCAGCGTGTGCACAAAGCCTTTTCTAAAGAAGTGGAAGTGTGCTAACAGACCAATATCACACACAAGTGATTATCATCCAGAGACCTCCAGACCCACACTGGCCTCTGTCTCCCTGACCAGTGGGCCAACCGTGTGACTTCGACTGAGAGTGTTTACCCATCATCTCATCCTGCTTGAATTTGCGGTCATACTTCCTTTTACAAGTCCCATCGTTTACCAACGTTTTTAGGactgaaatgtacattttctttttttccccgtggGTTCCCCGTGGGTTCTCCAGCTTCTGGTCACAGCCCAAGACAGACAGCTTATGGAagacctttttaaatgacactttttttttttagctagtTACAAGCTGAAGCCACCCTGCTAGAAGCTCACTTATGTTAATTACACAGATCGTGCTACTATACGAAATtcttgttattatcattatttattttaaatataggtATCTGAGCTAAATGCAGGTTTCTAGTTTACTAATTGCTGATACTTTGATATTGTGTATTACAACTAAGAAAAACTCAACTGAAGTAAACTTTTTCCCAAAAATGGTTGCCTTCTGTAAAGCCTTCGCAGATTGAATATTATTATCCCCGAGGTCACTATATTGATAGTGAATGAATATCTACTAACAAACTCAAAATCAAATAACTTAATCTCTCCGGGAAACTTTTAACgaaattgaatttaaaatgaagtgaagtcacaaagactccgagGAGGTTATAGTTATGCGAGTTATGTTTAGTAAAGATGTGTTAATCATTCAGCTCTTCCAACTGCATCAAAAACAGTCATTGGTTTGTTTGTTAGTGGCGTAGTTGCAGCCGTCAGATGTCCCAACAAGTTGTCTGTACTTGCTGtcaacaacaatacaaatgaggtgtgtgtgtgtgtgtgtgtgtgtgtgtgtgtgaacgtccCCACACAATAAAGAACCATCATCACAATGTATCATGGTCGTCTTCTTTTTTGTGATGGCATGACAAACGAGAGTAGATCTATTTTCTATCGAGCTCCCAGCGAGACAGAACAATCATCTGGTTAATTTAGGGCAATGGTCCTGTCATATATTGGTGTGTAGTATTTCTTCTCAAGTATTTGAGTGACCAACTCCAGTAGCACGACACATTGAGGTGAAAACTGACCCCTGTGAGCGGACCACAAaccaatccatccatccatccatccatccatccattatcacctcttatccggggtcgggtcgcggtggcagcaggttcagcaggccgacccaggcttccctctcacccgcaacactttccagctcattctgggggatcccgaggcgttccaaggccagccgggagatataatccctccagcgtgtcctcggtcttcccggggcctcctaccagttggacgtgcccggaaaacctctaatgggaggcgtccaggaggcatcctgactagatgcccgaaccacctcagctgactcctttggacacgaaggagcagcgactcgactccgagctcccccctgatgaccgagctccttaccctatctctaaggctgagcccggccaccctacggaggaagctcatttcggccgcttgtatccgagatctcgttccaATCCAagcattttaatatttctgtGGAGTTACTTTTTGCTCTGTTGCATTGAAgttcatgcatgtttttttgtttttttgtctattGTTTTTATGCTTTGGATGTTTGACTTCTGCGCCACAATAAGCTGCCGTGCAGTCCATCTACAATATCTGAGACGACTATGTGATCCCTGTTGTTTAGTTtctgtacaaataaaatgtttgagaAACCGTCCGATTTCCTCTGTTTTCTGTCAGAACTCCAGCAGTGTGATTTAGTATATTTCCAGAAGATAGGTACAATAATCTACACAATCCATAAAACAATACAGGGGTTTTGAGCGTGGATTGTGTCCAGGAAAGCTTTGTTGGCATTGGCTGGCTTCCACAGAAATGTGATTCCTTAAACTGGCAATGAGATTGACACAAATCGACGTTATCAGTGAACAcactaaattaattaaatgaattccTCCAAACGTCAGAAAGTGCCACAGTACCTTGGTACTTTGCATGCAACGAGTATGTAATGTcaaaaatcattttaatgatAAGTTACTTACTATTAACTTCATGGGTGGTGTGTTCCACTCCTACGAGAGAGGAATGACATcgagggagagacagaaagtgagTAAAAAACACCCTAAATATGTTTAGAACTACAAATGAACTTTCTTCTGttgattcttgttttttttatttttccattgaAATGGGCCGTCACACAAAATATCCTCATGACTTTAATGCTTTGTCTACTCTAGACCCACATGACATACATACATGTTGTCCCCTGTTGTTAAATGTTAGAATATCAAATGTAATCAAAAGACTGTTATGTGCGGTGGAAAAGCTAGCTCTTTAAAACAAGTTTTTCTGAAGTTTGGTTTAATTTCTAACcttgaaccacacacacacacacgcgcgcgcgatGTGCTGGCTCAGAAAGAATAGGTCATCTTCGTCTTGGTCAAGGCTTTCTATGGCAGGTTCAGCAACTGAGGGAGCTGACTTCAATGAGGCAGCAGCTGATGCGCCAAAAAGCTGCACAACATTATCAGTCAGCTTGTGCTCATGGCAAGCATCACCAGACAGCTTCAGACCATTTGGGACATACAGGATGGAGTAAAGGGCACGCCATTGTCTTTGCAGGAGAGTAGCCAAGGAGCATGGctattgtttctgtttctcccAAGGTTCTTATTGTGCTGTAGAGTTTCTTCTACATTGAAAACTGACATGTACTGCAATGTTTCGATGTTGTCCGGCCGCCTGTCCCTCAACTCGTTATTGAGGGAGATGGTGAAGGCTACACACTGCTTTTAGACATAGTTCTTCTCCTCAGAAGCTCAGCTGACTGACTCAAAAAGGTAACCAAGGTACGGTTTGGGACTGATGTCTCCATCAATTGGCTCTTTGATTACATCATTATTTTCCAGTGGATTCAGCATTCTGCTTCTCACAGACGTGATCAGACTACCAAGCTGTCAAGAAGTTTAGGAGGATCTACCTGCACTCCTTAAAAAGTCTTGATGGCCAACTGTACCTCACCCAACACTGATACAAGTAAGATACAAGATGTGTTGAGGATAACTGCACTTGGAGTATACAACCTCAGCCATGTAGCAGTGTTCTCTGGACTTAGTGACTCCAAAATGGAGTTCAAGCGCCTCCAACTGGAAGGCCGAAATGCAGAGCCAACGTGTGGCACACACCTTGTTTCTCCCAGCTGATGGTCTCTTACTATGGCCTTGTAGGCCTCcgtgacatcattcacccagtCATCACCCATGGCGGGGTTACCATGCACAATGACACCTGTCCATCAGACTCTCACTAACCAAGCCTTCATACACCATGAAATTGCAGCAAATAggcattatttttcatttcctcaCTCCTCGCATTCTCTCAATGCATCCCTGCTGGGAGGGACTAAGACTCAAGGAAACGATgcaattcatcatcatcatcatcatcatcatcatcatcatcatcatcatcatcatcatcatcatcatcatcctggaGAAGATGAACAATCCCCAGGCTCTAAAACGTGCTGCTTTTACTAACATGAATACAAACTAAATCAATTATAACAACGGTACACTGTTGTTGGTTACATCTTTTcactattgttttgttaattaCTATAATATTATTCCATTCTGTTtgcaatatatttaatattgctttacTTGTATTTAGAAATGCTACTGTCACAAAACCATTTCCCCTTCCGCGATTAGTAAAGTATCAATCTATCTACAATAATCAATAAAGTGCGGTAAGATAAATTAAATGACATTGTCAtatctattatttatatgtTGCTCAAGAAggtgatcatttaaaaaaaaaaactttaaaaaaacttgAATTCGCATGACGACTGTGGAagatttgaagaagaaaaaaaaagaagcacttccGGTTCAAGTCTAAATCAATCCGAGCGAGCAATTGTACTGATGTGCTTATTGTGCTAACACGTCTGGATTAAAGAAGACTCGAGCATCGAATCTGATCCCGCAGGGACccacgagacaacatggcgaCCACCATCAGCACTCAGCGGGGGCAGGTAAGGCCGCACGGCGGGCGATGCGCTACTTGAGAGTCCTGGGCAGACAGCTAGGCGGAACTAGCCTCCACTGATAATAACACACTTCTGTACTAGCCACCGGGGCACGGCCACCGGGGCACGGCCACCGGGGCACGGCCACCACGGACACGGTCACCTACCGACAGCTAGCAGATACACCCACAGGCACAACGAGCTAGCGGGGGGTAGTTTATGTTAGCTAGGGTCACGGTCTCTGGGTTTAGCCTTAACGTCAATAACCCGCTACATTAGCTCGTGCACGGATTAAGTTGCCAGTGAAATACCCGgatcagacaacaacaacaacaacaacaacgacgacgagTCCAAGTTGCGTAACTACTGAGATTGTTTTCCTGTCCACCGAAGTGTCTATCCCACAGACTGTGGGGAAAGTAATAAACCAAAAACTGGGCCAAGTGATCCAAATATATACCCGAGTGACAATTCAAAAGGACTGATTTGAGATGGGAGTATTTACATAAACTATTATTATTCCAGTAGAGGTCTGTGGCCCCGTCACAGACCCCAGGTCAGGGGTGAGCCACCACATCCAGCTCTCCCACATCACATGGAGGCAGAGACAGGCTACCTCACATACTATCTCACTAAAAATGTCATTATGGGATGACTCATTGCGGCTAATAATTGTGAGATAATGATGTGATATTTCATCATACATTTCCCATTAAATACAGATGAAGACCGTCTGTGGTTGAAACATGTCCGTTATTTCTACATGTATATTCTTCACATGCACAGTTTGCTCCACACGTTTCTGTTTTGCTGCAGCAGGCTCCATGAATGATTATGATGAGGtggtaataataaaaatgtacatgaCAGGAAGGAATGGCAGTTTTGCATGAt containing:
- the celf1 gene encoding CUGBP Elav-like family member 1 isoform X4: MDSLDPETLYVSPEQTGQTTLPLCTSEVSNLALVGGKKMNGSLDHPDQPDVDAIKMFVGQIPRSWSEEQLRELFEPYGAVYEINVLRDRSQNPPQSKGCCFITYYTRKSALEAQNALHNMKILPGMHHPIQMKPADSEKNNGCAFVTFTARQMAQSAIKSMHQSQTMEGCSSPIVVKFADTQKDKEQKRMAQQLQQQMQQLSAASMWGNLTGLNSLGPQYLALYLQLLQQSASTGNALSNLHPVSGLNAMQNLAALAAAATATQATPTGSSAMTTSSSPLSALTSSGSSPNSSSNSSVNPMASLGALQSLAASAGAGLNMGSLAGMAALNGSLGSGGLSNGSGNTMEALSQAYSGIQQYAAAALPSLYNQSLLSQQSVSAAGSQKEGPEGANLFIYHLPQEFGDQDLLQMFMPFGNVISAKVFIDKQTNLSKCFGFVSYDNPVSSQAAIQSMNGFQIGMKRLKVQLKRSKNDSKPY